The Halorientalis sp. IM1011 genome window below encodes:
- a CDS encoding IucA/IucC family siderophore biosynthesis protein, with translation MDPNDTTLRDALDAATWETVERRLLTKMLEEFTYEEILAPRKIDAGDDAALYRFDLGDASYRFEAEERLLDSLHVDGDTVERRTDGTWTEFGDPLTLLGDLGDATDLDGLTQGNLVREYKRTLLADAHIAARDREREEFDPLALDYAELEGEMDGHPWITYNKGRLGWGYDDYRQYAPERKTPVRLSWAAVRKERSTFVGTEGVSHDSLVRTELGDHYGRFRDRLDSRGLDPDAYYFLPVHDWQWDNSIVPLFPDHIAADDIVPLGAGPDEYLPQQSVRTFVNVDSAAKHHVKVPMRILNTLVWRGLPGERTELAPTVTEYIKGIYEDDDFLQEQGVVLPGEIAGVNYDHSDFTDIDGSPYQYHELLGAVWRESIHTFLDDDERAITLSSLMHVDGDGVPFLSRLVERSDLALDEWIGEFFETVLPPLLHFLYRYGTVFSPHGQNTILIVEDGAPARVAVKDFVDDVNVSDQPLPELQALPDEMHDVLRKEPPEGLCQFVFCGLFVCVLRYVADVLETHEDYPETTFWTHARETVLDYQAQFPELEDRFELFDLLQPEFTKLSLNRNRIFEYGYDDAPGRPHASEHGTVPNPLHEVTETAANGATRPHLADD, from the coding sequence ATGGATCCGAACGATACGACACTACGTGACGCGCTGGACGCAGCGACCTGGGAGACCGTCGAACGCCGTCTCCTGACGAAGATGCTCGAGGAGTTCACTTACGAGGAGATACTCGCGCCGCGGAAGATAGACGCGGGCGACGACGCCGCGCTCTACCGGTTCGACCTCGGCGACGCGAGCTACCGGTTCGAGGCCGAAGAGCGGCTACTGGACAGCCTGCACGTCGACGGCGACACCGTCGAGCGACGCACGGACGGGACGTGGACCGAGTTCGGCGACCCGCTGACCTTACTGGGGGACCTCGGCGACGCGACGGATCTCGACGGGCTCACCCAGGGGAACCTCGTCCGTGAGTACAAGCGGACGCTGCTCGCCGACGCACACATCGCGGCCCGCGACCGGGAACGGGAGGAGTTCGACCCGCTGGCGCTCGACTACGCCGAACTCGAAGGCGAGATGGACGGCCACCCCTGGATCACGTACAACAAGGGCCGTCTCGGGTGGGGCTACGACGACTACCGGCAGTACGCGCCCGAGCGAAAGACGCCGGTCCGGCTCTCGTGGGCGGCCGTCCGCAAGGAGAGGTCGACGTTCGTCGGGACGGAGGGCGTGAGCCACGACTCCCTCGTCCGGACCGAACTCGGCGACCACTACGGGCGGTTCCGCGATCGACTCGACTCTCGGGGGCTGGACCCGGACGCCTACTACTTCCTGCCGGTCCACGACTGGCAGTGGGACAACAGCATCGTCCCGCTGTTCCCCGACCACATCGCCGCCGACGACATCGTCCCGCTCGGGGCGGGACCGGACGAGTACCTGCCACAGCAATCGGTCCGCACCTTCGTCAACGTCGATTCCGCGGCGAAACACCACGTCAAGGTCCCCATGCGGATCCTCAACACTCTCGTCTGGCGCGGCCTCCCCGGTGAGCGAACGGAACTCGCACCGACCGTCACCGAGTACATCAAGGGGATCTACGAGGACGACGACTTCCTCCAGGAGCAGGGAGTCGTCCTCCCGGGGGAGATCGCGGGCGTCAACTACGACCACTCGGACTTCACCGACATCGACGGCTCGCCCTACCAGTACCACGAACTGCTGGGCGCGGTCTGGCGGGAGTCGATACACACCTTCCTGGACGACGACGAGCGCGCGATAACGCTCTCGTCGCTGATGCACGTCGACGGCGACGGTGTGCCGTTCCTCTCGCGCCTCGTCGAACGGTCGGACCTGGCGCTGGACGAGTGGATCGGTGAGTTCTTCGAGACCGTCCTCCCGCCTCTGCTGCACTTCCTCTACCGCTACGGAACGGTGTTCTCGCCCCACGGCCAGAACACGATTCTGATCGTCGAAGACGGGGCTCCCGCCCGGGTTGCGGTCAAGGACTTCGTGGACGACGTGAACGTCAGCGACCAGCCCCTCCCGGAACTGCAGGCCCTCCCCGACGAGATGCACGACGTGCTCCGCAAGGAACCGCCGGAGGGGCTCTGCCAGTTCGTCTTCTGTGGACTGTTCGTCTGCGTGCTGCGGTACGTCGCCGACGTGCTCGAAACACACGAGGACTACCCCGAGACGACCTTCTGGACCCACGCACGCGAGACGGTGCTTGACTACCAGGCGCAGTTCCCCGAACTGGAGGATCGGTTCGAACTGTTCGACCTGCTCCAGCCGGAGTTCACGAAACTGAGCCTCAACAGGAACCGCATCTTCGAGTACGGCTACGACGACGCGCCCGGTCGGCCGCACGCGTCCGAGCACGGGACGGTGCCGAACCCGCTCCACGAGGTCACCGAGACCGCCGCGAACGGGGCGACGCGGCCACATCTGGCCGACGACTGA
- a CDS encoding DUF5786 family protein: MGFGSYDESEQKDQSVEADEDEAVNVHEDHDTGEVEFESDKSTDELVDQLQHMKDD; the protein is encoded by the coding sequence ATGGGCTTTGGTAGCTACGACGAAAGCGAGCAGAAGGATCAGAGTGTCGAGGCCGACGAGGACGAAGCGGTCAACGTACACGAGGACCACGACACCGGCGAGGTCGAGTTCGAGTCCGACAAGTCCACCGACGAACTGGTGGACCAGCTGCAGCACATGAAAGACGACTGA
- a CDS encoding alpha/beta fold hydrolase, producing MPRSDEFVTVDGIEIHYSAWGDAADPTVLCVHGLSRNGRDFDPLARELQDEYHVVCPDMPGRGLSEWADDPVDRYSNAAMVETLVAVCDALDFASIRYVGTSMGGGLGMALAGGPLADRIDGLVINDMPPNPETDSAPEALGRIMEYVPDPPTVETVTELEDYYRDLYEGRFSEMTDAEYRRLTVTSARRTDAGRVTAHYDPRILAGEDDDEGPDPWDVWAAIDAPILILRGTDSDILPEEPFERMQDAQPDAEAVEIDCGHAPALNTLEQIDPIRELFAE from the coding sequence ATGCCACGCAGTGACGAATTCGTCACCGTCGACGGGATCGAGATCCACTACTCGGCGTGGGGTGACGCCGCCGATCCCACCGTACTGTGCGTCCACGGACTCTCCCGGAACGGGCGGGACTTCGACCCGCTGGCTCGCGAACTACAGGACGAGTACCACGTGGTCTGTCCGGACATGCCGGGGCGGGGGTTGAGCGAGTGGGCCGACGACCCGGTCGATCGGTACAGCAACGCGGCGATGGTCGAGACGCTGGTGGCCGTCTGTGACGCCCTGGATTTCGCGTCGATCCGGTACGTGGGCACGTCGATGGGTGGCGGGCTGGGGATGGCGCTGGCGGGCGGGCCGCTGGCGGATCGGATCGACGGACTGGTGATCAACGATATGCCGCCGAATCCGGAGACCGATTCCGCGCCGGAGGCGCTCGGGCGGATCATGGAGTACGTGCCCGATCCGCCGACCGTCGAGACCGTCACCGAACTCGAAGACTACTACCGGGACCTCTACGAGGGCCGGTTCAGCGAGATGACCGACGCCGAGTATCGCCGGCTGACGGTGACCTCGGCCCGGCGGACCGACGCCGGTCGCGTGACGGCCCACTACGATCCGCGGATCCTCGCGGGCGAGGACGACGACGAGGGGCCGGACCCGTGGGACGTGTGGGCGGCCATCGACGCGCCGATCCTGATCCTCCGCGGGACAGATTCGGATATTCTCCCCGAGGAACCGTTCGAGCGGATGCAGGATGCCCAGCCGGACGCCGAGGCGGTCGAGATCGACTGCGGGCACGCCCCGGCGCTGAACACGCTCGAACAGATCGATCCGATCCGAGAGTTATTCGCGGAGTAG
- a CDS encoding alpha/beta fold hydrolase, which translates to MFTVESEDGTEIACERTGEGQPLVLVHGGSGTRHSWDALVPHLREEFTVVVPDRRGRGDSGDSDAYSLDREVDDVRAVVEAVDGHPILFGHSFGGLVSLEVARGGGLAGTILYEPAMLVGEHRGDDLAARMETLLADGERREAMATFFRESGEVADPEGLPFWPEGVAFHLAETVVRENYAIEDYRLPEDITLPQPTHLLIGEHGPTHLRDATTELDARLSDAELVELSGVGHTGIFSDPEQVAEEVRQFAAAVR; encoded by the coding sequence ATGTTCACGGTCGAATCCGAAGACGGTACGGAGATCGCATGCGAACGGACCGGTGAGGGGCAGCCGCTCGTGCTAGTTCACGGTGGGTCGGGAACGCGACACAGCTGGGACGCGCTGGTACCGCACCTCCGTGAGGAGTTCACTGTCGTCGTTCCAGACCGGCGGGGTCGAGGCGATAGCGGGGATTCGGACGCGTACAGTCTCGACCGGGAGGTCGACGACGTCCGGGCGGTCGTCGAGGCGGTCGACGGCCACCCGATCCTGTTCGGCCACTCCTTCGGCGGACTGGTCTCGCTGGAGGTGGCCCGAGGGGGTGGACTCGCCGGAACCATCCTCTACGAACCGGCGATGCTGGTCGGCGAGCACCGCGGTGACGATCTGGCGGCGCGGATGGAGACGTTGCTCGCAGATGGCGAGCGTCGAGAGGCCATGGCGACGTTCTTCCGGGAATCGGGTGAGGTCGCCGATCCCGAAGGACTCCCGTTCTGGCCGGAGGGAGTCGCCTTCCACCTCGCGGAGACGGTCGTGCGGGAGAACTACGCTATCGAGGACTATCGGCTCCCCGAGGATATCACACTCCCGCAACCGACCCACCTCCTGATCGGCGAGCACGGGCCGACACACCTTCGGGACGCGACGACGGAACTGGACGCCCGTCTTAGCGATGCCGAGTTAGTCGAACTGTCGGGTGTGGGCCACACTGGGATTTTCTCGGATCCCGAGCAGGTCGCCGAGGAAGTCCGGCAGTTTGCGGCGGCGGTGCGGTAG
- a CDS encoding TRAM domain-containing protein has product MPDCPLADDCPSFSERIEGMGCQHYGDRGGAEWCNHYNQPIRDLKEQPVQPGEEVVVTVEDIHESGAGVGRTEDGFIVMVDGVLPEARSKVQITRVHSNHAKAEEIERLELDDEDEDEGAAEVEAAVDPDAEDEADDEADQEDDPHLGSRDNFWGG; this is encoded by the coding sequence ATGCCGGATTGTCCACTGGCGGACGACTGCCCCAGTTTTAGCGAACGTATCGAAGGCATGGGGTGCCAGCACTACGGGGACCGCGGCGGCGCGGAGTGGTGCAATCACTACAACCAGCCGATCCGCGATCTGAAAGAACAGCCGGTGCAGCCGGGTGAGGAGGTCGTCGTGACGGTCGAGGACATCCACGAGAGCGGGGCCGGCGTCGGCCGCACCGAGGACGGGTTCATCGTGATGGTCGACGGCGTGCTGCCGGAGGCCCGCTCGAAGGTCCAGATCACACGCGTACACTCGAATCACGCCAAAGCCGAGGAGATCGAGCGGCTGGAACTCGACGACGAGGACGAAGACGAGGGTGCGGCCGAGGTCGAGGCGGCGGTCGATCCCGACGCGGAGGACGAGGCCGACGACGAGGCGGATCAGGAGGACGACCCGCACCTCGGGAGTCGGGACAACTTCTGGGGCGGGTAG
- a CDS encoding Tfx family DNA-binding protein, whose translation MSDEDIDVDGILDRAGFDPAENVLTRRQAEVLALRERGLAQAEIAERLGTSRANVSSVESSARDNVAKARETVAFAETLRAPVRITVEPGTDLYDVPARVFAECDEVGVKVNHTAPELMKRVSDEAGDAVVGRNVERRLFVGVTSDGAVRVRQRPEE comes from the coding sequence ATGAGTGACGAGGATATCGACGTCGACGGGATTCTCGACCGGGCGGGGTTCGATCCCGCGGAGAACGTTCTGACGCGGCGACAGGCGGAAGTGCTGGCGTTGCGCGAACGCGGGCTGGCACAGGCCGAGATCGCCGAGCGACTGGGTACGTCGCGGGCGAACGTCTCCAGCGTGGAGTCCAGTGCCCGGGACAACGTGGCGAAGGCCCGGGAGACGGTGGCGTTCGCGGAGACGCTGCGCGCGCCGGTCCGGATCACCGTCGAGCCGGGGACGGACCTCTACGACGTGCCGGCGCGGGTGTTCGCGGAGTGCGACGAGGTCGGGGTCAAGGTCAACCACACGGCGCCGGAGCTCATGAAGCGGGTCAGCGACGAGGCGGGCGACGCGGTGGTCGGGCGCAACGTCGAGCGACGGCTGTTCGTCGGCGTCACCAGCGACGGGGCGGTGCGGGTGCGCCAGCGACCCGAGGAGTGA
- a CDS encoding SDR family oxidoreductase yields the protein MDPELDGNAALFTAASSGLGLASAEAFAREGADVAICGRSADRLEEAEADLQELGDGDVLAVEADITEAEDIEQFVAETVDAFGGLDHVVTSAGGPPSGPFLDMDDEDFYSAYDLLVMSVVRTTREAYPHLQDSDAGTIVNITSRSVQEVIDGLVLSNSVRRAVIGLMKTQAREFAPEVRVNAVLPGAHETSRIEELIEQNIERGEYADYDEGLDDWSDGIPLERIGDPEELGETVAWLSSEAASYVNGAAVPVDGGSLRS from the coding sequence ATGGATCCCGAACTCGACGGCAACGCGGCACTGTTCACGGCAGCCAGCAGCGGCCTCGGGCTGGCCAGCGCCGAGGCGTTCGCCCGCGAGGGCGCGGACGTGGCGATCTGTGGTCGCTCGGCCGACCGACTGGAGGAGGCCGAGGCGGACCTGCAGGAACTGGGCGACGGCGACGTGCTCGCCGTCGAGGCCGACATCACCGAGGCCGAGGATATCGAGCAGTTCGTGGCCGAGACGGTCGACGCGTTCGGCGGGCTGGATCACGTCGTCACGAGCGCGGGCGGCCCGCCGAGCGGTCCCTTCCTCGACATGGACGACGAGGACTTCTACTCGGCGTACGACCTGCTGGTGATGAGCGTCGTCCGGACGACCCGCGAGGCGTACCCGCACCTGCAGGACAGCGACGCGGGGACGATCGTCAACATCACCTCCCGGTCGGTCCAGGAGGTCATCGACGGACTCGTCCTCTCCAATTCGGTCCGCCGGGCGGTCATCGGGCTGATGAAGACCCAGGCCCGCGAGTTCGCGCCGGAGGTGCGGGTCAACGCGGTGCTGCCGGGGGCACACGAGACCAGCCGGATCGAGGAGCTGATCGAGCAGAACATCGAGCGCGGCGAGTACGCGGATTACGACGAGGGGCTGGACGACTGGTCGGACGGCATTCCCCTCGAACGGATCGGCGACCCGGAGGAACTTGGCGAGACCGTGGCGTGGCTCTCCAGTGAGGCGGCGAGTTACGTCAACGGCGCGGCGGTGCCGGTCGACGGCGGGAGTCTGCGGAGCTAG
- a CDS encoding mannose-1-phosphate guanylyltransferase, translated as MDRPLVAVVLAGGTGTRLYPASRSHRPKQFQSFDGEQSLLAATVSRAGFADEVYVLTRPEFADDVREHAPEAAVLTEPEPRDTGPALVYAAHRVREQVGEAVTVTMPSDHHVDGDFASTARTAAEVAEHTGGLVTVGVEPTRPATGYGYIEPGEARDGYYTVASFTEKPDRETAEEYVDSGCYWNAGIFAWTPNAFLGEARQSPLGPLVEAMDDGDPERGFAAVDPVSVDYAVLERTDKAYVVPASFDWDDLGSWDAVERLLEADEDGNVVLGDGLLEDADDNVVATDGHVSLVGVSDLVVASYGDRTLVIPKDRAQEVREVVAQLRENDRF; from the coding sequence ATGGACCGTCCGCTCGTCGCCGTCGTCCTCGCCGGCGGGACCGGCACCCGGCTCTACCCCGCCAGCCGGAGCCACCGGCCCAAGCAGTTCCAGTCGTTCGACGGCGAGCAGTCGCTACTCGCCGCCACCGTTTCCCGGGCCGGCTTCGCCGACGAGGTGTACGTCCTCACCCGCCCGGAGTTCGCCGACGACGTGCGCGAACACGCTCCCGAGGCCGCCGTTCTCACCGAACCCGAACCGCGGGACACCGGGCCAGCCCTCGTCTACGCCGCCCATCGCGTCCGCGAACAGGTCGGCGAGGCCGTCACGGTCACCATGCCGAGCGACCACCACGTCGACGGCGACTTCGCGAGCACCGCCCGCACAGCGGCCGAAGTCGCCGAGCACACCGGTGGTCTCGTCACCGTCGGCGTCGAACCCACCCGCCCGGCGACCGGATATGGATACATCGAACCGGGTGAGGCCCGTGACGGCTACTACACCGTGGCCTCGTTTACCGAAAAGCCCGATCGGGAGACCGCAGAGGAATACGTCGACAGTGGCTGCTACTGGAACGCCGGCATCTTCGCCTGGACGCCCAACGCCTTCCTCGGCGAGGCCCGCCAGTCCCCGCTGGGGCCGCTCGTCGAGGCCATGGACGACGGCGACCCCGAGCGCGGCTTCGCGGCCGTCGACCCCGTCAGCGTCGACTACGCCGTCCTCGAACGCACCGACAAGGCCTACGTCGTCCCCGCCAGTTTCGACTGGGACGACCTCGGCTCGTGGGACGCCGTCGAGCGACTGCTGGAGGCCGACGAGGATGGCAACGTCGTCCTCGGCGACGGCCTGCTTGAGGACGCCGACGACAACGTCGTCGCCACCGACGGCCACGTCAGTCTGGTCGGTGTCTCCGACCTCGTCGTCGCAAGCTACGGCGACCGGACACTCGTGATCCCGAAGGATCGCGCACAGGAGGTGCGCGAGGTGGTCGCGCAGTTGCGCGAGAATGACCGGTTCTAG
- a CDS encoding CPBP family intramembrane glutamic endopeptidase, with the protein MDVSTALSWRRLGLLAAGLGLTIGGIVLGLIVLVALMAVLIVGLGLELSSQSLLILNLIAVQGVGFPVAGYAYLRYRGRRVWEFVPTALPNLRQVGVIVAGWIGALVLVSIAGVIIQVTGTTAAENQAGQVVTENPEFVPYLLPFVFLLNGPGEEFLFRGVIQGRFREEFGPAAAIVLATLMFAPIHVFSFVGATPQAALVTISILTVPSLIFGAVYEITDNFTVPALVHGLYNATLFGSIYLSSLVGVAGL; encoded by the coding sequence ATGGACGTATCGACGGCGCTGTCCTGGCGACGGCTCGGGTTGCTCGCGGCGGGACTGGGGCTCACAATCGGCGGCATCGTCCTCGGCCTGATCGTGCTGGTCGCCCTCATGGCCGTTCTCATCGTCGGTCTGGGCCTCGAACTGTCGAGTCAGAGCCTCCTGATCCTGAATCTGATCGCCGTCCAGGGCGTCGGGTTCCCCGTCGCCGGCTACGCGTACCTCCGGTACCGGGGCCGGCGCGTCTGGGAGTTCGTCCCGACCGCCCTCCCGAACCTCCGCCAGGTGGGCGTGATCGTCGCCGGCTGGATCGGGGCGCTCGTCCTCGTCAGCATCGCCGGTGTCATCATCCAGGTCACCGGGACGACGGCCGCGGAGAACCAGGCCGGGCAGGTCGTCACCGAGAACCCCGAGTTCGTCCCCTACCTGTTGCCCTTCGTCTTCCTGCTCAACGGACCGGGCGAGGAGTTCCTCTTCCGCGGCGTCATCCAGGGTCGGTTCCGCGAGGAGTTCGGTCCCGCCGCAGCCATCGTACTCGCCACGCTGATGTTCGCGCCGATCCACGTCTTCTCGTTCGTCGGTGCCACGCCGCAGGCGGCGCTCGTGACGATCAGCATCCTCACCGTCCCGAGCCTCATCTTCGGCGCGGTCTACGAGATTACGGACAACTTCACCGTCCCGGCGCTGGTCCACGGGCTCTACAACGCGACGCTGTTCGGGAGTATCTACCTGAGCAGTCTCGTCGGCGTCGCGGGCCTGTAG
- the arsB gene encoding ACR3 family arsenite efflux transporter, protein MSNAAHDHGPDCDCESCGDPRSMDFLDKYLTVWIFGAMAVGVGLGFLAPGVTSPIQDFHLVEIGLVAMMYPPLAKADYSQLRAVFSNWRVLSLSLVQNWLIGPTLMFGLAVVFFSGLVPGLPARPEYFLGLVFIGMARCIAMVLVWNELAEGSTEYVTGLVAFNSLFQILTYGVYVWFFGLFLPPLLGMDALVAGIQTFDVTPMQVFEAIVIFLGIPFAGGFLTRFVGTRWKSEAWYDEQFVPKIDPLTLVALLFTVIVMFATQGESIVAAPADVFLIAVPLTIYFVVMFLVSFGMGRGIGADYSTTTAIGFTAASNNFELAIAVAVAVFGVSSGVAFATVVGPLIEVPVLLALVNVALYFQRRFDWSGRSSGAADAGGPEPVPEDD, encoded by the coding sequence ATGAGTAACGCCGCCCACGACCACGGTCCGGACTGCGACTGCGAGAGCTGTGGCGATCCGCGCTCGATGGACTTCCTCGATAAGTACCTCACCGTCTGGATCTTCGGCGCGATGGCCGTCGGCGTCGGCCTCGGCTTCCTCGCGCCCGGAGTAACGAGTCCGATCCAGGACTTCCACCTCGTCGAGATCGGCCTCGTCGCGATGATGTACCCGCCGCTGGCGAAGGCCGACTACTCGCAGTTGCGCGCCGTCTTCAGCAACTGGCGCGTGCTGAGCCTGAGCCTCGTCCAGAACTGGCTCATCGGCCCGACGCTGATGTTCGGGCTCGCCGTCGTGTTCTTCAGCGGTCTCGTCCCGGGCCTGCCGGCCCGCCCCGAGTACTTCCTCGGGCTAGTGTTCATCGGGATGGCCCGCTGTATCGCGATGGTGCTTGTCTGGAACGAACTGGCCGAGGGGTCGACCGAGTACGTCACCGGCCTCGTGGCGTTCAACAGCCTCTTCCAGATCCTCACCTACGGCGTCTACGTCTGGTTTTTCGGCCTGTTCCTCCCGCCATTGCTGGGCATGGACGCGCTCGTCGCCGGCATCCAGACGTTCGACGTGACGCCGATGCAGGTGTTCGAGGCCATCGTGATCTTCCTCGGCATCCCCTTCGCCGGCGGCTTCCTCACCCGGTTCGTCGGCACACGGTGGAAGAGCGAGGCGTGGTACGACGAGCAGTTCGTCCCGAAGATCGACCCGCTGACGCTGGTCGCGCTACTGTTCACGGTGATCGTGATGTTCGCGACCCAGGGCGAGAGCATCGTCGCTGCGCCCGCGGACGTGTTCCTGATCGCCGTGCCGCTGACGATCTACTTCGTCGTGATGTTCCTCGTGAGCTTCGGCATGGGCAGGGGGATCGGCGCGGACTACTCCACGACGACGGCCATCGGCTTCACCGCGGCCTCGAACAACTTCGAGCTCGCCATCGCCGTCGCGGTCGCGGTCTTCGGTGTCAGCTCAGGCGTCGCCTTCGCGACCGTCGTCGGCCCGCTGATCGAGGTGCCCGTCCTGCTCGCGCTGGTCAACGTCGCGCTGTACTTCCAGCGCCGGTTCGACTGGAGCGGACGATCCTCGGGAGCGGCCGACGCTGGCGGGCCGGAGCCGGTCCCGGAAGACGACTGA
- a CDS encoding low molecular weight phosphatase family protein — translation MTVRVAFVCVQNAGRSQMSTAFGERERSERGVDDDVEILTGGTHPAESVHEEVVEVMDEVDLDLSDREPREISTEELNACDFVATMGCSTLDLDAEGPDVRDWGLDDPDGQDHERVREIRDEIEGRVSDLFDEVEGAIEEERATEVTDE, via the coding sequence ATGACGGTTCGCGTCGCCTTCGTCTGCGTCCAGAACGCCGGCCGCTCCCAGATGTCGACGGCCTTCGGCGAGCGCGAGCGTTCGGAGCGCGGAGTGGACGACGACGTGGAGATTTTGACCGGCGGCACCCACCCTGCCGAGAGCGTCCACGAGGAAGTCGTCGAGGTTATGGACGAGGTCGATCTGGACCTCTCAGATCGGGAGCCACGCGAGATCAGTACGGAAGAACTGAACGCGTGTGACTTCGTCGCGACGATGGGCTGTTCGACGCTCGACCTCGACGCCGAGGGGCCGGACGTGCGCGACTGGGGGCTCGACGACCCCGACGGACAGGATCACGAACGCGTGCGCGAGATTCGTGACGAGATCGAAGGGCGCGTGAGCGATCTCTTCGACGAGGTCGAGGGGGCGATCGAGGAGGAGCGAGCGACTGAGGTGACCGATGAGTAA
- a CDS encoding helix-turn-helix transcriptional regulator: protein MEQAERIERLITEEAGECCAADVEDRLDTLREYRSSVDDDYGGDLAALKTLGDDTRYEIVRLLTAAGRELCVCEIDPVVDVSDSAISHALSDLREAGLVTRRKDGTWRYYEATERAEALLAALDDTRGER, encoded by the coding sequence ATGGAACAGGCCGAACGGATCGAGCGGCTCATCACCGAGGAGGCGGGCGAGTGCTGTGCCGCCGACGTGGAGGACCGGCTGGACACACTCAGAGAGTATCGGTCGTCGGTCGACGACGACTACGGGGGCGATCTGGCGGCACTGAAGACGCTGGGCGACGACACACGCTACGAGATCGTCCGGCTCCTGACGGCGGCCGGTCGGGAACTCTGTGTCTGTGAGATCGACCCTGTGGTCGACGTGAGCGACAGCGCGATCAGCCACGCGCTCTCGGACCTCCGGGAGGCCGGATTGGTGACCCGACGGAAGGACGGCACCTGGCGCTACTACGAGGCGACCGAGCGCGCCGAGGCGCTGCTCGCCGCGCTGGACGACACGCGGGGTGAGCGATGA
- a CDS encoding replication factor A (Replication protein A protects and stabilize the intermediate ssDNA that is generated by the unwinding action of a DNA helicase at the replication fork. In addition, SSBs prevent the formation of secondary structures by single-stranded template DNA.), with protein sequence MTDLRTQAEEIHEQFSDQLEIDVDDVHERLETLVEEYKVPLDEARRSVTSTYLDEAGMDREELSGGGGNDQVQVSDVDAAEQWVDLTAKVVELWEPNSDAVAQVGLLGDETGTIKFTKWSKSDLPELEEGAVYHLRNVVTDEYQGRFSVKLNRTTVIEDAEEDIEVGDDDTTVEGALVDIQSGSGLIKRCPEEDCTRVLQNGRCSEHGEAEGEFDLRIKGVLDDGEDVHEVIFDKEATEDFTGITLEEAKEMAMDALDTTVVADKMRKETLGRYYRVTGPTFSRYVLADEVEELDGPVDAEETLIKARSI encoded by the coding sequence ATGACAGATTTGCGTACCCAGGCGGAAGAGATACACGAGCAGTTTTCAGATCAGCTAGAGATCGACGTGGACGACGTCCACGAGCGACTGGAGACGCTGGTCGAGGAGTACAAGGTGCCACTCGACGAGGCCCGGCGCAGCGTCACCAGCACGTACCTCGACGAGGCGGGCATGGACCGCGAGGAGTTGTCGGGCGGTGGCGGCAACGACCAGGTCCAGGTCAGCGACGTGGACGCGGCCGAGCAGTGGGTCGACCTGACGGCCAAGGTCGTCGAACTGTGGGAGCCAAACAGCGACGCGGTGGCGCAGGTCGGCCTGCTCGGCGACGAGACGGGCACGATCAAGTTCACGAAGTGGTCCAAGTCGGACCTGCCGGAACTCGAAGAAGGCGCGGTCTACCACCTGCGTAACGTCGTCACCGACGAGTACCAGGGTCGGTTCTCGGTCAAGCTCAACCGGACGACGGTCATCGAGGACGCCGAGGAAGACATCGAGGTCGGCGACGACGACACGACCGTGGAGGGCGCGCTGGTGGACATCCAGAGCGGGTCGGGACTGATCAAGCGCTGTCCCGAGGAGGACTGTACGCGGGTCCTCCAGAACGGTCGCTGTTCGGAACACGGCGAGGCCGAAGGCGAGTTCGACCTCCGGATCAAGGGGGTCCTCGACGACGGCGAGGACGTCCACGAGGTGATCTTCGACAAGGAGGCCACGGAGGACTTCACCGGGATCACCCTCGAGGAGGCAAAGGAGATGGCCATGGACGCGCTGGACACGACGGTCGTGGCCGACAAGATGCGAAAGGAGACGCTGGGTCGGTACTACCGGGTGACGGGGCCGACCTTCAGCCGGTACGTCCTGGCCGACGAGGTCGAGGAACTGGACGGGCCGGTCGATGCGGAAGAGACGCTGATCAAAGCGAGGTCGATCTAA